The sequence ggggggtagggtggcgtaccgccttcgagggaagacggttgaggaggtgggtggcagtatgcagggcctctgcccagtagctggcagggagagacgcctggaagaggagacagcggagcatattagtggtggtgcggatcatgcgttcggctcggccgttctgggcagaagtgtaggggcacgagagacgcaactggacgccatgagtgaggaagaaggagcgagaggcgttgttatcgaactcgcggccattgtcacactgcagagcacggaccgggcgacgaaactgagtggatacccaggtgaagaagtgtgtgagggtggtgaatgtgtccgacttcaaccgaagcgggaaggtccagagaaaatgggaaaaatcatccaaaatcaccagataatatttataaccagaaagactgagtacaggggaggtccaaaggtcacaatgaaccagatcaaaagcctgctcagcccgggaagaagaagtagtaaatgggagacgagtatgtcggcctaactgacaagcatgacagagaccctcaaaatgtcccctactacaaGAAAGATCGAgactactggtaatcttggtcatgacgtcgggtccaggatggccgagacgtcgatgccatgtggtggaggaggtggtggagaccagggcaggaggtggagacacgccggcggtggagggctggagcgtgtagagaggccccgagctgtcacagcgggcgagaagggtcctggtggccagatccttcacagaaaaaccagaggggtcaaactcaatggaacaggagttgtcagtggtgaatcgacgaacagaaagaagattgtgggtgatgtggggagctacgagaacatcgttgaggtaaaacggcccagggagaaccgaggcacctactgaggtgactggcagagtggaaccgtttccaacgacgatcgaggatgggtgagaggggagggggggatgagagcgagagagcgtgcctgccgtgggggtggtgtggtacgaggcaccggagtcgatcacccagtcggaggggggtggggtcatcgccatggtgctgaaggcAGCAGCGAGGGAGGCGCTGTCCCAACCACCGGCCGGCGGGGACCAAGGCGTCGAGGTGGGGGTCCCCGGGGGCAGGAGCGCGGGCGAAGCCTGGGGCACGACGGGAACACCATAAGGAGGTGCGCCGTAGTGAGGTGTAGTCAGGAGGGCTGGCGCCGGAGGACGGGGGGTActcggtgcctggcccggccacatggcgatggtcccggtccaggggttgtagaatgacggccacgcgtggccgccaccccggccggagggaccaccacgagaggagccgccgctcccacggccgcccttgcgggagcgacgaccCCCGTCGGTCGTGGAAGTCGGACGAGGGGCCGCCGGGACGGCAGGAGTAGGGCGGGTGGGAGCCCCAGTCGACGGAGGACGGGTGGCCTGGCCCCCTGAAGGCGGCTGACCACTGGTGGGAGCGCTGTAGAGGGCCGAGGCAGGAGTGGGTGCCTcattcgccatggtgagctcctcgaggagaagctcgttacgcacggcgtggaaggtggggaagggcacactcctcttgatgagagccttcaggtggccgtagcgagggctgaggccacgcaggaggttcagcaccagggtacgatcggcaacgggctcgccgagatcgcggagagagtcagccaggcccttcatctggcggcagtactCTCCCATggagaggtccccctgagagaacaggtgaaactgggcgtcgaggtggagtGCCCGCGCGTCCCGGttcccgaggaactggtcctcgagagcgagccacgcctgacgagccgtgtccgcctggtcgcggatgatgtcctgtagctcaacggtgatggtgccgtggagccacgagaggacgacactgtccatgaggcaccaggagGGAGTCGGCGGAGCGTCGAGGTCGTCGAGGACGTGATCGGCGAGGGCATACCGCCGCAGTGTGAGGAGGACCTGTCCTCGCCAACGGGGGTAGTGGGAGGACGCCGGGTCCAACACCACGGACACGAGGGCCCGGATGTTGTGAAGTCCGGCGGCTTGAGCGTGGAGAGCACCGATGTGGTCGACGTCGAGGCCAGTGGCGGGGATGGCCTCAGGAATCGCCGGGGGTCCTCACGAGCGACCGGCGGGCGGCCGAGGAGGAGGCGCTGCGCGgtggccatctgggtggtcagagcGGCGCCCAGGGCACGTTCGTGCTccagggcgagggacgtggcgcgcTCACGCTCCCGCGAGGCAGCCACAGCGGCCTGGATCGTAGCGAGGGCGGCGACGAGTGAGGGGTTGTGCTCGGCGGGTGCCGGTATGGTGGGAAACCCCGGCGGAGACCCACGGCGCAGGGCCATGGGAGTGGCATCACGGAGGGGCCCGAGGCCGTCGATGTACGGGGCACTGCCACCAGTGTGCTCGCTGCGGGGGGCAGTGAGACTGGGCAGGGGAGGTCCGACGGCCGTGGGAGAGGCGAGGCCGGCGTGCAGGGTGGAGGCCGCGCTCAGGGGGGCGGTGGTGAAGGCCAGGCGGGCGGCTCCTGCGGCCAGGCCCGCTCCAGGCGTGGCGGCGGCCCGGCTCGCGCCAGGAGCAGCAGCGGCGGCCGGGTCCATGCCGGGAGCGACAGCGGCGGCGGGGCCCGCGCCAGGGGCCGGCGCAGCGGCGGCGGCCGTGTAGGGGAGGCGGCCGGCGTCCATGGGGGCAGCAGTGCCGGGGGCGGCGCGGATCCGGCGATGGGGAAAAGGGGAGGAGGTGGGAGGGGGGGGGAGGGGCCGGCGGCTGAGGGGTGGGGGGGCCGGCGGCGGGAGGAGGTTGGGGGCTGGCCGGCGGCGGCTGCAGGGAGGGGAAACCCCCTGGCGGCGGCTGTAGGGTGGAAGACCCCCTGGCGGCTGAGAGGAAAACAGAGACCTAACCTAGACTGAAGATACCATGTTAGAATAGGAACACATACCCTAATCAGGGGTTGGGAGTGATATTAAATAGAGAGAGTAactgggccaaggcccattacacaggggtataaCGGTCATTACACAGGGAATAACACAAACCCTAGATGGGTAGTCTAACACATGCATTCCCTAATCTACATGACTGCATATTGCATCATGTTTTGGTTACTGAATTAGCTCATTGCATTGTAAGTTATCAAACAGAAACAAATAACATGGAACATAAACGGGATTCAAAGATAATTAAAAAAactcaaactgcaggggaaagacCGCCCCCCACAACACTGCATTAAGAAGAAAGTTCTCACAAAGGCTGGGAAACAACCCGAAGGTCGGCTGCCCTGAACGTGGCACCAAACACCTAGGACATATGCCTGTGGCCACATGCATCTCGCTGAAAGTTACTCAAGTGGTTACACATGTAACTCAGGAACACAGCCAGTGAATGGGCGTTTTTAACCCAGTCGTGATTAAATTCACTCGCACGCGGATTCGAATCCAGAACTTGAGGAGCTACTAAGGCTTCTGTGACCAACTAGACTACAAACCCTTTCGTGGATTCAAAGATAATTAAAATTGCAAGAACTATTTGTTGTAGTACTAGAATAATCATTACTTGAAACAAAAAAGGGCAGAACTCAGAGGCTCTCACATGAGTTGAGTCTAGGGAAGGAATAAACCGAGGCAAGCCTTCCCCAGCAAATACGGAGCAAATACGGAGAAGTTGGTTTGAACCCGTGACCTAGTGACTCAATGAGACAGCTCTCACTACTGCACCAGGTCTGCCCTTCTAATAATCATTACTTGAAACAATGGCCGAAAATTGTGGATCAATGTAAAAATACAATATTAGGAATGTGTTGGGATATAGTAATGTAAGGTTGGCACAAAGCATACTGGAATCAGATTTGTTAATAACTTTAATTTTGAAAATTAATTATTGTAGAACTAAAATAATAATCACTAACTAGAACAATATATTGTTCAGACTTCAAGGCAGCAAATTGTGGATCAATGTAACATACTCTCTTGATTCATAAGACATTTGGGCTTTTCAAGATACATTGCTTTTACTATACATCTAGACATAGTGTATGTCTAAGTCTCTGTTCTTAAGgtgtcgcctaggcgtccaggcggaggtccaacgcctaggcgccttgcccgcctacctcgcctaggcgtccaggcggtggtccaacgccttgtctcgccttaccgctttaaaaaccatggtCGAAGTGTAGCAAAAGTTATGTATCCAAAAAAGACAACATtttataatttggaatggagtaTAATTCTACAAATGTGTAGGGATAATATTGTGAGATTGTAACAGATCTTATAAAAAAAAGTTGCACAACTGATATTTCACTTGCTTCTTATATGAATGTGCATTGTTCAGCAAATTTCAGTTTACTGCATCAGGTGTTCAAAGCAATATATAAAACAAGGTTATGTTGTCCAAGAAAACCATGAATAAGGAAAGCATGCAAACCCctaaacaacaacaacaaaacctTTTATCCCAAGCAAGTTAGGGTAGGCTAGAGTTAGAAACCCAATAGAATCCACAAGTCATGGTTCAGCCGTTCAGGAACATGGATAATTGTTTTCCATGCACTTCTATTCAAGTCTAAATCTTTAAGTACATCCCTTCCTTTCAAATTTCTTTTTACTACTTCTTCCCATTTCAACTTCGGTCTTCCTCTTCCTCTCCTCTCATTACTATCACGTCTTAGGGTCGCACTACGCACTCTAAAGGTTTTCGTCggacatgtccaaaccatctcaaacgatGTTGGACAAGCTTTTCTTTAATTAGATAGTGTTACTCCTAGCCTATCGCGTATATCGTTATTCTCGACCTGCGGGGGGGACACAACCCCCGGGTTTGTATGGCCATAAATCCAACGCAACATACGCATTTCCTCACAGTTATTTGTTGAACATGTCGTCTTTTTGTAGACCAACATTCTGCAACATACAACATAGCAAGTCTAATCGACATCCTATAAAACTTGCCTTTTAGTTTACGTGGTACCCTCTTGTCATATAAAGCATGCAAAACCCTCACATCCAAAAAACTCAGAATGGAAAATTACACGTGTTAAGGATGAATTGTTAAGATTGAATGAGAGAGATATGGGTTATTAGTTCCCTTAAGTAACTAAACTTTAAAAGACTGATAAAAACTATAAGATCAAATAAAATCTATAAGCAAATTCTTGATCATTAGCACATGTCCCAGCCAGATATGGGTACAAGGTAGCAAAGTATTGATGCATAATGCATGAAACATTAGTTTAACAATTTCAGCAAATAGCTTTCGTATTTCTTATTTCCCTTTAGTCTGTTGTCATACTTCTGGCTCTTCTTAGGATAGTTCTTGGTCGTCCCTAGTAGTTGTCTGTCTGTTTTTTTCCCAGTGTTTTGATTGTTCCAGGCACAGTCAAGGACTAGTCCTGGCTGGCCTTGTTTTGGGGTTGGATGGTTCCTGCATCCCCAATTCCCCATCCCCCTATCTGTTtctttcttcttaaatgaaatgACACATAGCTACCCTGCATTTGTTAAAAAAAAGAAATGTAGCATCGTAGTCATGGAGGTGTGAGCACATGACTCCAGCCATCCAAAGGTCAAATATTGGTGCTCAGTTGCTCACTGCTCACATTTTTTAAAGATAAAATGTCTGCGTGCATCCCTGGTTGATGTGGAACTTAGAAATTGCCTACGTTATCTAAAATATAATCTAGTGTCTTCTTCCTCTAGAGATTTCCTGCCTTAAAGCCTCTTCCTATACAGTATACACTAATTATGGCGTAAGCGCTACAATCACATTATACTATTGACACCTAGGAACCACAATTACTTTAACTTTTAATATGTGGTGCTAATTCAGCCAATGCATAGACCATGCCTGAAAATATACTTCTTCCATCAATGATTTTTCTGATTAAAAAAATATATGTTAGTGGCAACATGGGCCCTAGTTGTTTGTCTCACTTTGTCCTTATAGTTCGCTTTCTTTGGTATGTCCTTAAATTCGTGTAGTTTTGTCCTATAGGTTGCCTCTCTTCACTAGGCCATGGGGAAATAATGGCATAGAAATACCTAGTGACACGATTCAAGAATTATGTAAATTCAATTGGCTAATCTACTATTGGCATCACTAGAGTAAGAAGAATCCATCCTATGACATGCTGGCTTAAGTGCAACACTGATGTCTGGACTCCGAAATGTGTTACTTAGACAGCAGCAGATTTTGCAGTTCTGATGAAATTTTGAATGCTTGACCATTTTAAAAtcaagaaatattgaagaaaaACCTTGCCAAGAAAATGGAGATAAGAAGATAACTCAAAAGGGGATTTCCCTGCTTTATTTAACATTAAAAACATTGTGAGGCTCCAAGAATTCCCAAGGATATCTAACTTTTCAAAAGGAATGGATACTGTTTCACTCATATAGTCATATCTGACACCCTAACAATATCACATTAAATGGCTGAGTGTCTCTATAGGAAAGTATTTCACTGTTATTTGGCTGAATCATACCCTAGAACTTTCGTGTGAAACTAAGGAGGCTGATCTTAGTAACCGGAACTGGGAACTTGGCCACGTTCCTCGTTCCGGGAACATTCATTCCGTTCCAGGAACATGGGAACAATCTCGTTCCAGTAGTGTTAAATCCTAGTTTTTGTAGCGTACCGCGTACCACATTCTCATTCCTCGATCCCATCGATCCGGGAACTTGGTTATTAAGAGGCTGATTTCAGGTAATGAATAATATTTCACATTTCAATTCTCTCAAGTAAAAGTACACAAGTAGGCTCCACGACCAGAATACTGAATTAAAATTTGAGTTTTTGGGCCAAAGTCAGGAAATCAGAAATTGTTAAAGAAACAATGGCCCAATTTTAAAGCTTGTATGATGCAAATGGTCGGCAGGTCCCAGATTTTAGTTGTCCCCACTCAGTGATATCATAAAAAATATGTAATGTAGCTACATAGTATGAAGATTTCTCCTGTGTTCAAGATTTCAGGTTCTGCACATTTTGCTATGCACAATGTGCAGATCATAAATTCTCATCAAGTTCCTGTTCTACTATCAAATGATTAATATAGTATTAGACGAACTGTTATCTGATTTTAATGCACATAACAACATTCACTCACCCGCTGGCATCTAAAACCTCTCGTGAAATCTTCATTTTCTTGGTGGTACCTTTGTACAAATCAGCAAGGTTGCATGGCAACCGATTCTCAATTGGAGGAACCTTCTGAGACCGCTGTGGAACATGCATTGATGCCTCACCAGGAAACTGAGGGTGGGACCCAAATATGTCATCGCCGAACATCCCAAACCTGGAGCCCCTCATGCCTCTCTCAGCACCTCCGCCCATGCCACCCATGGTTGAGAATGGGCTTGAGAACCCAAAAAACTCAGCAAAAATATCATCTGCACTGCGAGGGTTGAACTGGAATGTCGATGCATTCCCTCCATAGAAGGAAGACCCACTGGGACCACCTGCTCCAGTAGGTGGGACCTGAGCCTTAAGCCCCTCTTCGCCGGCCTGATCATAGATTGCCCGCTTTTGGGAATCACTTAGCACCTGCAAGCAGATCAGGAAAAAAGCATTGGTTGAATTAATGTACTCAAGCAGAAAGGGTTTACTGCTAAAAAGATGCCACAATTAGCTCATTGGTGCCATAGTGATCACTGATAAGTGTACAGGTGAGCAGGAGAAAATCAAAATAATTGCCCATGCGCTCAGGAAGTGGAAAAATAGAGAAGAATGTAGTGCCAAAATTCAGgacaaatagcacaaacatatAGACTCCTAAAAATGACTGACAAAAGCCAGAGTCGGACTTACGTGATTTGTTGCGTGACCAAACCTTAAACTACCACAAGTAACGCCACACACGAAGCTTACATCGGCTAAAATTCTGACCAAAAGGTGGGTGGGTGGGATTAGATCTTTTTGCACAGAAGAGCAATGTTCACACAATGGCGAGCACAGCACTACAATCAGCTACACAATCAATAATAAGAGGAAATGCAAACGATCCTTCCTAGTAAGCGCATCAACAATCCTTCCTAGTAAGCGCATCAACCGATGCACATTCATTTGTCAGCGAGCATCTATGAGCACCAGCGCAGATCAGAGGCCCAATGGGGCCACGAAGCGGTCGCGCGAACCTCATATGCCTCTGAGATCTGTTTGAACTTGGCCTCCGCTTCTTTCTTGTTGCTGGGGTTCTTGTCCGGGTGCCACTTCATGGCCAGCTTCCGGTAAGCCTTCTTGAGCTCGTCGTCAGAGGCGCCGCGCCCCACCTGCAGCACCTTGTAGTAGTCCACCCCCATACTCCCGCGGTAGCAGCCGTCCCTCTGTCCTGGTGACCGTAGGCGTCGGCGTCGGCTCGCGGAGAGGTGGCGGCAGTTGGGACTTGGGAGCGACGGAGGGGATGGGGCTGGTGTGGTCGATGGGTCGGGGAAGTTTCGTGCGGGCGAGATTCCGGAGCAGACGGGCAGGGGTTCCCGATCTCGCGATCTCAGACGTCAGAGCGGAACGAGGTGGGCACGTcgatgcctgcctgcctgcctacaGACCACTGAGGTGCATTTCGTTTAGCTATGAAAAAGCTATTGTAAATTACCTGCTATAAAAAACTGTTATAAGCTATTTATTATAAAAAAACTGAAAGTCATTTGATTTAAACTGCTGTGAATTATCTACCATGAACAAACGTTTATATGCACTTTTTACGTATATCTCTTGATCAATGTATCTAATAAAAAAATAGATTTCACACTTATGTTCTTAATACTTTTACAAATAAAAACAGACTCCACTAGCTATATATTTTATTATTAAAAGATGTATTCTTCTTATTCCAACACAACTATTTTTAGTcctattttattttctatttacaaTATCTCTTTATTAGTATATCAAACTTGAAAAGGTAAGAAAAAGTAGGGTCCAAACTATTTTCAGATTTATAAAAAATAGCTTTTTTAAAGTAGCAACAGAAATGTTAAACTCTTTGGTTCAACTTTTGCTTTTCAAAGCAAAAACATATTAAAAAAAGCTGAATCAAACACACCCAAAAACTCATACCCAAAATGCTTGTTTCGATCCCGCATGCTAACGCTCCAGAATGCAACACGAAATTCACAACCACGATAactttatatatatatttttaaggAAGCGGTAAAAGCTTTGCCACTAACTTTATATCTTTGTTTAAGGAAGCGAGTAAGCGACAAAAGCTTTGCCACTCTAATATATTAGCAGAGCTAAAAAATATAAGTTTGGTAGAAACTTAAGGCAGGCAAAGAAAAAAATCTAAAAAAACAACAATCTACAAAGCATCTAGACCATACAACAGATAAAATTACTAAAAAAACTACTCAAAAATAACTCAGCCTGCACAAAAACCTCATATACAAGTAAATACATACTAGTTAAGCATCCACACGTTGCTGCGATTTTCATTTATATTTAAGTGTAGAATATAAAATACAAAAAATATATTTTCTATTGGCTAAATGGGTGTGACTATGGGTTTGAGCCAAGAATCATGGTCCAAATCCCCATTTACATATAATTTTAGTATTTTTACTATTTAAATATAGGGAAGCATGACGACCATGGAACCGAGAAAACTgttgctttaatatagtagagatagagatatCTTGCTAGATGTCTATGACCAACTTGTGCGTTCGGCAGCATGCCAAGGTCCTACTTGAGGAGTTGTCTTTTCGCCAGATTTGGTGTCTGTACGTGTGACAATGTACCAAACTCTAAACACGATATTTGTCTCTTGGCTAAAGGATCGTTCGAAATGCACGACCGGTAAAACATAGGGATAGAAAAATTGTATAATTAGAGTTACATAACACTTGCAATTTTATAGGAAAATTTCTAAGAGGTTGGACCCCATGTTAGAAATCTTCTAATGTCTCACTACATTGGTCCATTACATAGGAATTTTATAGCATTTATACGATCTTAATTCTTTGTTCTAATTTGCCACATAGTAAAATTTTCCTATAGAATTTCTATCCTTTAAAATTCCTTCGCTTTTCCTTTGTTCCAAAGGAGGCCTAAATCTCAGTACAACAAAA is a genomic window of Zea mays cultivar B73 chromosome 5, Zm-B73-REFERENCE-NAM-5.0, whole genome shotgun sequence containing:
- the LOC100191212 gene encoding uncharacterized protein isoform X1, whose translation is MGVDYYKVLQVGRGASDDELKKAYRKLAMKWHPDKNPSNKKEAEAKFKQISEAYEVLSDSQKRAIYDQAGEEGLKAQVPPTGAGGPSGSSFYGGNASTFQFNPRSADDIFAEFFGFSSPFSTMGGMGGGAERGMRGSRFGMFGDDIFGSHPQFPGEASMHVPQRSQKVPPIENRLPCNLADLYKGTTKKMKISREVLDASGRTLVVEEILTIDIKPGWKKGTKITFPEKGNEAPHIIPADIVFIIDEKPHDVFTRDVQINNIIYPGYEEVVPREGMPIQKDSSKKGNLRIKFSIKFPSRLTSEQKAEIKRLLGS
- the LOC100191212 gene encoding uncharacterized protein LOC100191212, which gives rise to MGVDYYKVLQVGRGASDDELKKAYRKLAMKWHPDKNPSNKKEAEAKFKQISEAYEVLSDSQKRAIYDQAGEEGLKAQVPPTGAGGPSGSSFYGGNASTFQFNPRSADDIFAEFFGFSSPFSTMGGMGGGAERGMRGSRFGMFGDDIFGSHPQFPGEASMHVPQRSQKVPPIENRLPCNLADLYKGTTKKMKISREVLDASGRTLVVEEILTIDIKPGWKKGTKITFPEKGNEAPHIIPADIVFIIDEKPHDVFTRDGNDLVMTQKITLAEALTECTVNITTLDGRNLTVQINNIIYPGYEEVVPREGMPIQKDSSKKGNLRIKFSIKFPSRLTSEQKAEIKRLLGS